One region of Xylanibacillus composti genomic DNA includes:
- the uvrC gene encoding excinuclease ABC subunit UvrC — protein MKSEHIKNKLALLPDKPGCYMMKNADGTVIYVGKAKVLKNRVRSYFTGSHDAKTQRLVTEIRDFEFIVTASNMEALILECNLIKQYHPRYNVLLKDDKSFPYIKITHEKHPRLEVTRRVVKDKGKYFGPYPNAYAAQETKKLLDRIYPLRKCKTLPDKVCLYYHIGQCVAPCEYEVAQEDYDRMVGEITRFLNGGHEQIKAELTTKMHEAAEKLEFERAKELRDQIVHIEMLMEKQKINMNDAVDRDVFGFAVDKGWMCVQILYMRQGKMIERRASMFPYYGEAADDFVSFVTQYYSENPALPKEVLLPENAMDKEKAGESIADQLQSWLNVHVHVPQRGLKKQMVTMAGDNARMALEEKFKLLERDEQRTSKAAESLGEWLGIGAARRIEAFDNSNIQGTHPVSAMVVFIDGKPAKKEYRKYKIKTVVGPDDYESMREVVRRRYERVLKEGLPLPELIVIDGGKGQIAAATDVLENELGLYIPVCGLAKDDKHRTAQLLAGNPPEVVPLPRDSQEFYLLQRIQDEVHRFAITFHRETRAKSMVVSKLDSIPGIGEVRRKKLLRHFGSLKKLQAAAVEDFRAVGIGEALAQKILDHLNKPEDAEAAGEDRSTV, from the coding sequence GATGAAAAATGCGGATGGCACGGTCATCTATGTCGGCAAGGCGAAGGTGTTGAAAAACCGCGTGCGCTCGTACTTTACGGGGAGCCACGATGCCAAGACACAAAGACTGGTGACGGAAATTCGCGATTTTGAATTTATTGTGACAGCCAGCAACATGGAAGCACTCATACTGGAATGCAATCTGATCAAGCAGTACCACCCCCGCTACAATGTGTTGTTGAAGGATGACAAGTCCTTTCCATATATTAAGATTACCCATGAGAAGCATCCGCGCCTGGAAGTAACCCGTCGTGTGGTGAAGGACAAAGGCAAGTATTTCGGTCCCTATCCGAACGCATACGCGGCTCAGGAAACGAAGAAGCTGCTCGACCGGATTTACCCGCTTCGCAAGTGCAAGACGCTTCCGGATAAAGTGTGTCTGTACTATCATATCGGCCAATGCGTGGCTCCTTGCGAGTATGAAGTGGCACAAGAGGATTATGACCGCATGGTCGGCGAGATTACCCGGTTTCTAAATGGCGGGCACGAGCAGATCAAGGCAGAGCTGACAACGAAGATGCACGAGGCAGCAGAGAAGCTCGAATTTGAAAGAGCGAAGGAGCTGCGCGATCAAATCGTCCATATCGAGATGCTGATGGAGAAGCAGAAGATCAACATGAACGATGCGGTAGACCGCGATGTATTCGGGTTTGCCGTGGACAAGGGCTGGATGTGCGTGCAGATTCTGTATATGCGGCAGGGAAAAATGATCGAGCGCCGCGCCTCGATGTTCCCGTATTATGGCGAAGCAGCAGACGACTTTGTCAGCTTCGTCACACAGTACTACAGCGAGAATCCGGCATTGCCCAAAGAAGTGCTGCTGCCTGAGAACGCCATGGACAAGGAGAAAGCGGGAGAGTCGATCGCCGATCAGCTGCAAAGCTGGCTGAACGTGCATGTGCATGTGCCGCAGCGCGGTTTGAAGAAGCAGATGGTAACGATGGCCGGCGACAATGCGCGCATGGCGCTGGAAGAGAAATTCAAGCTGCTGGAACGCGATGAGCAGCGTACGAGCAAGGCAGCAGAAAGTCTTGGCGAATGGCTCGGGATCGGGGCGGCCAGACGCATCGAGGCATTCGACAATTCGAATATTCAAGGGACGCATCCGGTATCGGCCATGGTCGTTTTCATCGACGGCAAGCCGGCGAAGAAGGAATATCGCAAGTACAAGATCAAGACGGTTGTCGGACCGGATGATTACGAGTCGATGCGGGAGGTCGTCCGCCGCAGATATGAGCGTGTGCTGAAGGAAGGGCTGCCACTGCCGGAGCTGATTGTCATTGACGGCGGCAAGGGGCAGATCGCCGCAGCGACGGATGTGCTGGAGAATGAGCTGGGGCTGTATATTCCCGTATGCGGACTGGCCAAGGATGACAAGCATCGAACAGCGCAGCTGCTGGCCGGCAATCCGCCTGAGGTCGTGCCGCTGCCGCGCGACAGCCAGGAATTTTATTTGCTCCAGCGCATACAGGACGAAGTGCATCGCTTCGCCATAACCTTCCACCGGGAAACGCGGGCGAAGTCGATGGTCGTCTCCAAGCTCGACAGCATCCCCGGAATCGGCGAAGTGCGGCGCAAGAAGCTGCTGCGCCATTTCGGCTCACTGAAGAAGCTGCAAGCAGCTGCGGTCGAGGATTTCCGGGCTGTCGGCATTGGCGAGGCGCTGGCACAGAAAATCCTGGATCACCTGAACAAGCCGGAAGACGCGGAAGCAGCGGGAGAAGACCGTTCCACCGTATAG